The genomic interval TGACCTCACTTCTTTTGAGAATTTAGGACTTGTATAATGACTTCCTTGGTCCGAATGTATAATGGCATTTTCGGGTAAGTTTATATTGTCTAATTCTTTAACTGTATCCAATACAAAGTCAATTTTAAGATTATTTGATACCTTATAAGCAACTAATTCTTTCGTACTACCATCTAATATGGTAGATAAATATGCGAATCTATTATTATACCTTATATACGTAATATCAGTCAGTAACACCTTATATGGAGACTGCTGATCAAAGTTTCTATTTAAATGATTCTTGTGTACTCTATGGTTTTGATCTGCTTTTAACATCTGCTTATAAGGATCCTGTCTACGTATTTTACATACTAGACCATATTTACTCATAATTCTTCTAATGGACTTCAAATTCATGTTTTCCTTTAAATGCATCTTAATTTGTTTAGCACCATACTTTTTCTTTCCAACCTCAAATACTTCCTTGATGAGTTTAAATCTTTTCTTATCATTTTGTTCCTTTTTCATTCTATTCTTCTTTGATTTTTCTGAATGGTAGTTATAGTAACCACTTCTTGATACTTCTGCCACACTACATAAATAATCTTGTATTCCTGGTCTTCTAGATTTATGGATGACTTTTTTGATCATCTCAAATTTATCACTTTTTCTTATTTCTTTCCCATTCCTCCTTTCGCTTTCGTCGAGCTTTTTTAACATATCATTTTCCATTTCTATTAAAGCAATTTTAGCCTTTAATTTCTCAATCTCTTGTTCTTCGGTTTGAATTTCATGCTTATATCTTCCTCGATTATCTTTACGGGAATCATCAAGTGAAACAACGCCTCCGTCATTATAAAGTCTCTTCCATCTAGTTGCACATTGTTCTATTCGTTTCATCCCTATAATATCAACATCAAAACCATGTTCAATAAATATTTGACGTGGTAATTTTCCGCCTCTATATTCATGCATAAAGTCAATCTTGAATTCAAGGGTATAAGTAATAGATTTACTTGACACACGCTTAACATTTGGATTATTTTTTATTAGTTCAATTTCTGTTTCATTAAATACATTAATGCTCATATCCTCTTCTCCTTAATACACACTAAAATTATTATAACATACAAAAATACCCTATAGAGGGAACACTTTCTTTTTCAAAGTGTCCACACTATAGGGTATATTTTAAAATTGTGATACTTTTTTTTACATATTATCATATACAAAATCTTTTAAATAACTATTTTTTAAATCATATAAGGCAACTTTATTAATATCTATCCTATCAGCTGTTACAAGTCCTGTTTTTAAAAAATTAACACTATTTGCATATTCAACGGTATGGTCATCATAATATTTTCGATCTAACTCATAAATATCTGTTAATACTTCTAAACCATAGATTCCTTGATAAGTAGATCCGTAAGCAGAAAATTCAATTTGAGTTTCTTTTAATTCTTCTTTTAGAATATCATTAAATAATAGTGGAAACAAACCCAGTGGCCAATCATGAACATTAATCACATCAACGGTTTGATCAAGCTTTTTAATCGTTTGAATGGATGCTTTCGCTAAAAAAGCAAAACGTTCTGCATCATCTGGATAACCATATACTTCACTACGATTAAAATAATCACTATCAACCAAATAATAATCACTATGTTCATAAGTTGTTTTATAAACTTTACCTATTTTATTTTGATGATTAACACTTATATTAAGTTCAAGAACACCATCTAATAATTGACTATCAAAATGATATTTAGGCATAATAACAATTGTTTTATTTCCCTTTAATTGATTAAATTTTATTTTATTCTGTACCATATCCCCTAATCCTTTTGAGATAAAAGGGGAACATTCCATCGCTATTAAAACAATCGTTTTTGATTCTTTTTTTATTTCTTTTACTTTTTTTTCAAAATCTATTGTATCTAATTCATCTATCAATTTTTCAGGAACCAGTGATAAATGATTTTTAACATGTTTAAATCCTAACTCATGTAATTTTTTAACCACATCTTTACTTTTAATATTTCTATTTCTAGCGTATTCATATATTTTCAAATTAAACACCTCTATTAAATAATAAATGACAGTAACACACTGTCATTTATATCTATGTATCTCACTTATTTAAAAAACTCAATGCTCATAAATTGATTCTGTTTTTTTCCACAAGCAACAATTCCAATTCCAGAATACAACCTTGCAACATTCTTTTTATTGATAAAGAACTCTTTATTAAAGTATTTCCCAAAACTCAAATAAATATCACGGTTTAAAGCGTCTAAATTAAATCCAATTCCATTATCTTTAAATTTGAGTTTTAGTAAAGTTTCATTATCTTTGTTTAAGAAATGTCTAAAGTAGGAAATGTCTTCCTTAAAATCAATGGTTTTTGAACCAATTTCTAATTGATGTTTTAAGATAGATTCCTTCAAATTACCTGATAGGTTAAAAAATATTACATGACTTAAATTAATAGGAAAATTGGTATCATACTCAATTAATATCATATTATTCAGCAATGAATACTTTACAATAATATAGTCATCATTATTGCGATATGTAAATATTAACGTATTATCTTCAAATGTACATTCAAAGTAATAATTTAAACCACAAGGCTCTAAATGAGTAAATTTCTCAGTGTCAATCAAACATCCAAGATGATATGGATTTAGTTTATAATCTTTATAATCATAATACCTTAGGATGATGTTTTCTAATTTATCATTTTTATTTGGTACAATCATCTTAGTAATCGTTGCACCGATATTAATAACACTTAAACTATACTTGCCATTTTTAATTGTATATTCATTGACTGGTTTGTTATTGAAATTATAAATATATCTAACTTCAAGCATTTATATCACATCATTATATAACATTAACTATTCATAAGCCTTTCAATATCTTCTACACTTTTAATAATGTCCTTTGATAAGTTTTCATATCCATCTTCAGTTACTAGAACATCATCTTCAATTCTAATGCCAATACCTTCTTCAGCGATATATAAACCTGGTTCAACGGTTAATACCATACCTGGTTCAAATTTTCGTTCCAAAAAGTCTCTTCTTCCAACATCATGTACATCAAGTCCTAAGAAATGACCCACACCATGATAATAGTATTTTCCTACATCTTTTTTATCTTTAATTAATCCTAACTTAATACATTCTTCTGCCAACATGTTTTTTGCTGTATCTAAGAAATCTTTATAAATTAAACCTGGTTTAATGATCTTAATGATTGCTTCATTGACTCTTAAGACACTTTCATAGACTTCTTTTTGACGAGGAGTAAATTTTCCATTAACAGGAATAGTACGTGTAATATCAGAACAGTAATGCTCGAATTCAGCCCCTAAATCAAATAAGACTAAATTCCCATCTTCTAAAATATGATCATTTTCTTCATAATGCAAAATGGTCGCATTTTTACCATTTGCCATAATGGTTTTAAATGAGCAGCTATCAGCCATATGATATTTTATTTCGAAATCAAAATAAGCCTCTAATTGTTTTTCATAAATACCACTTCTAGAATTTTTCATAATGGCTTCTATTCCGTGTTTTGTTATCTCAATTGCTTTCTTTATATATTGAATTTCTTCTTTTTCTTTAATTGTTCGAAGATCATGAATGATATAATTAGCATTTGATATTTTAAAATGTGGATAATGTTTATTTATATGTTCAGAAAATGATAGACCATTTAAGAAGGTGTTTTCATGGTATTCAGTATCCAAATAAATATTTTCAAAATATCCAGAACCTGTAATTTGTTCGAACAAGGTTGGAAATGACTCAATAAAACTAATATTTTGAATCCCTGATACCTCTTTTGCTTCTTCAACACGCATTCTAATCCCTGTCCATTTTTCAATATCTGGATTTGGTTTTGTGATGAATAATTGCGTATTGGTTTTACCTTTATATTTTCTGATAAGTAAAATAAATTCTTCACGTTTTATACCTGTAACATAATAAAAATTACGATTAGGTGTAAATTGATAAGCTTGGTCAGCACTTCTATGAGGTGCTTTACCTGCAAATAAAACAAGTAATGAATTATCTTTCATTTGAGAAAGTAATTTATCTCGGTTTTTAATAACTAAATTTCTATCCATAACATACTCCTTAACTTAATTTTTCAATTCGATCTAAAACATACTGTTTAATCTGATTATTTTTGTTTTCACTTTCTTGTTTGTCCTCACTTGTGACACCAACATAGATTTTAAGTTTTGGTTCAGTCCCAGATGGTCTTAAAACAAACCAAGAACCATCTTCTAAAGTAAATTTAATCACATTTGATTTAGGTAAAGTAAGTAATGAAATACCATTTGTATCATATCGTTTTCCTTCTAAATAGTCTTCTACTACAATAACTTTTTGACCAGATACATTTTCAGGTCTATTTTGTCTAAAATCAGTTAATATTTGTTTAATTTTCTCTTGACCTTCGATTCCTTTTAAAGAAATATTAACTAGAGATTCTATATAATAACCATATTCTTCATACAATTCTAATAATACATCATATAAAGTTTTATTTTGTTGTTTATAATAATTTGCAGCTTCACAACACATTAATACTGACTGTATAGAATCCTTATCACGGACAAAATCAGCGATTAAATAGCCATAAGATTCTTCGTATCCAAAGACAAATGTTTTATCTGTATTCTCAATTTCTTTTGCTTTTTCACCAATGAATTTAAATCCAGTTAATGTAGACTCAACTTCTAGACCATATTTTTTAGCTATTTCAGCACCAAAACTAGAAGTTACAATCGTATTAAAAACAACACCTTTATTTGGTAATGTACCCTGTTGTTTTCGTTGAGATAATATATAACTTAGTAAAATAGCACCTGTTTGATTACCAGTCAATAATATATACTCATTTTGATGATTCTTAACAGCTAATCCAACGCGGTCAGCATCTGGGTCTGTTGCGATTAAAATATCAGCATCCACCAATTCACCTTGTTCAATTGCTAGTTGAAAGGCATCTCCGTCTTCAGGATTAGGAAATTTTACTGTAGAAAAGTTAGGATCTGGTACACATTGACTTTTGACAGGATAAACTTGTGAATATCCACATTCTGATAAAACTCGTTGAGCTGGAATATTTGCCGTCCCATGGAGTGGAGTAAAGACAATTTTAATATTCGATTTATCCATATCCTTATTAAGTTGAATTCCTTTTACTTTCTCAATATAAGCATCATCAACCGCTTTCCCTATAGTAACAATTAGCCCTTTGTTTCTTAGGTCTTTTTCTTCCTCGATGTGAATTGAAAAAATATTTTGAATGTTATTGACATTTTTTATGACTTCATCAGCTAAATGAGGAACCAATTGACATCCATTCTCATCATATATTTTATAACCATTATATTGTGGTGGATTATGACTTGCAGTCACAACAATTCCACCAATGGCGTTTAAATGGCGTACCGCAAAAGATAATTCTGGGGTTGGTCGTATGCCATCAAATAAATAAGTTTTAATACCATAAGTGGCCATCACTTTTGCACTTTCAATCGCAAATTCACTTGAAAAATGTCGATTATCATAGGCAATTACAATTCCACGGTCTTGACTGTTTGGAAAATGATTTGATAAATATTGGGCAAATCCAACATTTGCTTTTCTAATAGTATATATGTTCATTCGATTTGTACCAGGGCCAACTTCACCGCGCATGCCACCTGTTCCAAATTGTAAATCTGTATAAAATGCCTCTTCTAATGCTTGACTAGTCATTTGAGATAATTGTTTTCGCAAATTATTTTCTAGATTTGGATAATCTATCCAATGATTGTATTGTTTCTTCCAGTTCATTTATTTCCTCCAAAAAATAATATATAAATATAGTATACCATATCTTAGTTATTTTTACATAATAGCCTTATAAATATTTAAAAAAGTGACTTAAGCTAATCATAGTAAATTACCTTAAATCACTTCATGTAATTCATTTTTACTTCACTTTTTCGATAAAATCGACAATATCTTTTACTGTTTTAATATTCATTAAAATATCATCCCCTACTTCAATATCAAATGCATCTTCAACTGACATGATAATTTCAACAGCATCTAATGAATCAGCCCCAAAATCTTCTTGTAGATTTGAATCTAATTTAACCTTATCTACATCTAAACTAAGTTTCTCAGCTACAATAGCCTGTACTTGTTCAAAAATCATAATTATTTCCTCCATATTGTTTATTTCATTCTTTATTATAAACGATATTTGAAAATATGCAAATATTTTTATTAATTATTCTTTAATTTCATTAATATAATGAAGTAAGAGGTGATTATATGCTTGGCTTAATTTCTTCACCAATTGCCAAATTAGGGAATAAAGCTCATAAATCTAGTGAGAGATTAGATGAAGTTTTATATGGTTCTTCTGTTGAAATACTAAATGAAGAAAACTCCTATTTCTATATTAAATCTTTCTATCATTATAAAGGTTATGTTAAAAAAGAGGATGTTACTCTTATTAAACGACCAATTAACCATATCCATGAATATAATGGAATCTTAGTTAAGCACTTTGTTGATATTTTAGATCAACCAAACGTTAAAAGTTTACCCATTATAAGTTTACCTAGAGGTTCATATATTAAGATTATTCCTGAAGATATAGAAAATGGATTTCAAGCAGTAGAACTAATCAATAAGCAAAAAGGATACATAAAAAAGGATTGTTTTAGATACCGTAATATATTAAATCGAATTCAAAATGAGGATATCTTAAGAAAAAATCTCGTTAGCAATGCGATGATGTATTTAGGAAGTCAATATCGTTGGGGTGGGAAAACAATCTTAGGGATTGATTGTAGTGGTTTATGTCATATGAGTTATTTATTAACAGAGATGCATATATGTCGAGATGCCATTTTAAATAATGAATTAATAAACCAATACCATATGAGAAGAATAAACAAAGAAGATTTAAAAATGGGAGATTTAATTTATACCCCAGGACATATCATGATGTATATTGGTAATGAACAATACATTCATTCATCATCTATCACATCAGGTGTTACCATCAACTCTCTTCAAGAAGATAATTCTAATTATATCTCTAAATATGCACAGAATATCACTGATTGTGTAACCCTATTTTAAAAAGAGAGGAAATAATTTCCTCTCTTATACATTTGGTCTTTGTTTTAATGTAAGGGTAATTGGTATAGAATCTCCATTACGATAAACAGTTAATGTAACTTGGTCGCCAACTTTAGCGTTAGCTAGTTGTAATCTTAAATCATCAAATGTGATGATCTCAACATCATTATACTTAAGAATAATATCTCCTTCTTGTAAGCCACTATTAGAAGCACTTGAGTTATCAACAATCGAACTAACCAGTACGCCAGTAGTAATTCCCTCTGGAAGCTCAACTATTTCCCCTACATATACTCCTGCTTCTATATTATTATTATTTTGAATTATATTCGCTACACCACTACCAATGATTCCTAACGATGGTCTTTCAACTTCACCATTTAATTCAAGTTGATTAATAATATATTTCACAGTATTAGATGGAATCGCAAATCCTATATTACTTACTGTATTCTCCACAATTTTCATATTATTAATACCTATTAATTTACCAGATATATCAAATAATCCACCACCACTATTTCCTGGGCTAATAGCTGCATCGTGTTGAATAAGCGTTGCATACCAATCAATAACATGATCTTCATCATAATCAATCGCCATATCTCTTGATAACCCTGAGACAATTCCAGAAGTTACAGAACCATAATATTCATAACCTAATGGATTTCCAATCGCTATTGCAAATTGTCCGATTTGAAGTTCATCAGAATCAGCAATTTCTACCACAGGAAAACTAACTGATGAAGTAAATTTTATAACTGCTAAATCTGTTATCGCATCAGCACCTATTAATTCTGCATCGATATACGTATTATCAGCTAAAACAACACTTAATTTGTCAGCATCTTTAACAACATGCTCATTTGTGATCATATAATATTCATTCTTATCTAAAGTGTGTTTATAAATAACTCCAGAGCCACTTGAAGCTTCATTATATACATCTTCAGTTAATTTAAAATTTGATACGCCTAAAACAGCTCTAGCATTTGCTTTAACGGAATTAATAATCATAATTTCAGTTTCAGTTAAGTGTTGTGAATATTCATTTTGTATTTCTTGTCTTAACTCATCCATAATTTGTTGTTTAATGTTATTAAGGTCTTCTTCACTTAATTGAGCCAAATTATCTGTTGTTGTCGTGTTAGAAGATACCTCAGTTTCAATAGGTATTGAACATCCTGTTAAAATTAAAGCTATTGTGATAACTAAAAATAATTTCTTCATATTATATCCTCCTTCGAAGACTCACATCTTATTTTATTGTATCTTTCTCACATAAACATTTACACTATACTATCATGTTATAAACATAATATATTCATATTATACTACAATTATGTTTTAAGTAAAATAATCTTGTTATTATTTTTCTTAATTGAAACATCAATCCTATCTGTTATTTAAGTCTATTACTTTCGCTTAATGTTAAGGTAGTTGTCGCATATTTTTAATTGTTTTATAAGATTTTGTTTCTTCTCTTTCCAATATTGATGATTTTATTGAGTTTAACCAATGGGTAAACTGGACAATATATGAATGTTTTTAATATCGACTGCACATAAAAATAATCGGAATAATAATACCATAAATTATTTTTTACTGGGTATTGTGGGTATAAATTTTAATATTTGATTCTTTACAGATATAACATCAACTAATAAATCTACAATTGAATTTAGTTTATAATCATGAGGTGATAAAATCATAACATGTTTATTAATATCTTGGCATTCGAAAGGAAGTGATAAAACATTTTTAAATGTAGAAACAACTTCTCCATTTCCTATACCAATAATAAATAACTTACTGGCAAAATGGTTATAATATTTTTCATCCTTCATCCAATAGCACTGACTTCTTTCATTAACTTTAAAGTATAATGATGAAGGGTTACCACAATACATAGGTACTAACCAAATCAAATAATCAAATTCTTTGGTGATCTCAAATAAGGAAAATAAATCGTCCTTAATAAATGGACATACATTTTCCATGCACTCATATTCACAACCACTACATTCATGAATGATTAAATCTCTAACATTAATAGTTGAAACATTTTCATTAGAATAATGGTCTCTTATAAGATTCATTAACGAAGAACAATTTCCTTTATTTCTTCCACTAAATGATACTACTTGAACCTTCATTATAAGCACCAACTTTCTTCACTATATTTATACTCCCTAAAAAATATAAAATGTATCATACAATATTTCTTAGACATATTAATTATATCATATGATATTACATTTATTATATTTTTTTATTCAATAAATCCATTCAATGTTCTATAACCACTCAAAAAATTCTAGCTAAATGTGACGACACGCTAACATTAGATAAATTTTGATCGAAGGATTTCTTTCTTTATTTAATTCATCTATGCAGTTTTACATTTGTATAACCTCCCCGGTTTTACAGATGTAAAATACACTTTGTTTTAGGTCTATTGTGATACAGATCACCTTATAGCACTATACTTATAATAAAAGACTAACTTATGGTATTATCCTTATTTTGATTAAATCTTAAATCATGACGACACACTACAACAGGTAAACCTGTAATATTTAGATGTGATCTTAATGTAGAAGCATTAATAATATATTCTTCTGCATTATTAATGCTTCACTATACCTACTATACTATTCTTAGAGCTCCATGACATCTATTCTAACAGAAGGCTTTGCTATATAAGAAGAAATAAAAGAAAACATAAAAAAAGGATTCAAATAATCATTTGTTTGAATCCTTATACTTGGCATTCAATAGATGCTTTGTCATCTCTTAATCCTTTAAATACAGGTTGTCTTAATGAATTTGTATGTGTTCGCATCATATATTTAACAATACATACTAATTCTGGTTTTATCCAAATTTCATTTTGTTTACTTTTATCCATTTCAAAAGGACAATTACTAGGATTTTTAATCGCAAATTTTAATATTATTTTAGCATCTTCTTTAGATATTCCTAGCGCTACATGACCTTGATAAATTAAGTTATCCCCTCGATAAGCACCTAAAACAACACTTTTAATTCCACCTGTGTTTTCATCTTTAACATATCCACAAATCACAAAATCTTCATCAAACATTTTTTTCACTTTAACCCAGTCAGTTGATCTTTTACCATAATAATATAAACTTGTTTTTTTCTTAGCTACGATCCCTTCAAGGTTCTGTTTTTCCACTAGGTGATAAAAATCAATTCCTTTTTCTTCAATAAATCTAGAAATAACTATTTTTTCATTTTCTTGTACGACTTCTTTCAAAAGTTTTTTTCTTTCTATTAAAGGTTTTTCAATAATTTCATGGTCTTCAAAATAAATAATATCATATACGACAAAGTGAACTGGTTTACTTTTACTTGCTAATTCAATTTTGAATGCATTAGTCATTAAACTTCTTCTTTGTATATCAAAAAAATCAGGAACACCATTAACTACTACGATTAATTCACCATCTAGTATACATCTCTTTGAAACTTGTTTATGAATATCTATTAATTCAGGATACAGAGAAGTAACATTTTTATTGCGTTTATTACGTATATCTGTTTTGTCATTTAAATAAGCTAAACAACGGATTCCATCAAGCTTTAATTCATATATATAATCAATTGAATCAAATGGTTCACCATCTGTTAGAAGCATTGGTCTTGCTAATCTACAGTCAAAAACGTTGTCTGTCATACCCTTGTTTGCGTTGTCTGTTTTATACTTTCTTGTAAAGCATCCATTAGGTTAATGATGTTTTTCTCTTCTTTTTCTTTCGGTACAGATATTTCCTTACCTTCTATTTTTTGCTCAATGGCTACTTTTAATTTTTCTAAATATTCATCATGATACTTTTCTGGACTAAATGGTTCTACCATTTGCATAATTAACTGCTTTGCTAAGTCAACT from Mycoplasmatota bacterium carries:
- a CDS encoding flavodoxin family protein, with the protein product MKVQVVSFSGRNKGNCSSLMNLIRDHYSNENVSTINVRDLIIHECSGCEYECMENVCPFIKDDLFSLFEITKEFDYLIWLVPMYCGNPSSLYFKVNERSQCYWMKDEKYYNHFASKLFIIGIGNGEVVSTFKNVLSLPFECQDINKHVMILSPHDYKLNSIVDLLVDVISVKNQILKFIPTIPSKK
- a CDS encoding C40 family peptidase, translated to MLGLISSPIAKLGNKAHKSSERLDEVLYGSSVEILNEENSYFYIKSFYHYKGYVKKEDVTLIKRPINHIHEYNGILVKHFVDILDQPNVKSLPIISLPRGSYIKIIPEDIENGFQAVELINKQKGYIKKDCFRYRNILNRIQNEDILRKNLVSNAMMYLGSQYRWGGKTILGIDCSGLCHMSYLLTEMHICRDAILNNELINQYHMRRINKEDLKMGDLIYTPGHIMMYIGNEQYIHSSSITSGVTINSLQEDNSNYISKYAQNITDCVTLF
- a CDS encoding trypsin-like peptidase domain-containing protein, with translation MKKLFLVITIALILTGCSIPIETEVSSNTTTTDNLAQLSEEDLNNIKQQIMDELRQEIQNEYSQHLTETEIMIINSVKANARAVLGVSNFKLTEDVYNEASSGSGVIYKHTLDKNEYYMITNEHVVKDADKLSVVLADNTYIDAELIGADAITDLAVIKFTSSVSFPVVEIADSDELQIGQFAIAIGNPLGYEYYGSVTSGIVSGLSRDMAIDYDEDHVIDWYATLIQHDAAISPGNSGGGLFDISGKLIGINNMKIVENTVSNIGFAIPSNTVKYIINQLELNGEVERPSLGIIGSGVANIIQNNNNIEAGVYVGEIVELPEGITTGVLVSSIVDNSSASNSGLQEGDIILKYNDVEIITFDDLRLQLANAKVGDQVTLTVYRNGDSIPITLTLKQRPNV
- a CDS encoding translation initiation factor IF-2 N-terminal domain-containing protein yields the protein MKIYEYARNRNIKSKDVVKKLHELGFKHVKNHLSLVPEKLIDELDTIDFEKKVKEIKKESKTIVLIAMECSPFISKGLGDMVQNKIKFNQLKGNKTIVIMPKYHFDSQLLDGVLELNISVNHQNKIGKVYKTTYEHSDYYLVDSDYFNRSEVYGYPDDAERFAFLAKASIQTIKKLDQTVDVINVHDWPLGLFPLLFNDILKEELKETQIEFSAYGSTYQGIYGLEVLTDIYELDRKYYDDHTVEYANSVNFLKTGLVTADRIDINKVALYDLKNSYLKDFVYDNM
- a CDS encoding phospho-sugar mutase; the encoded protein is MNWKKQYNHWIDYPNLENNLRKQLSQMTSQALEEAFYTDLQFGTGGMRGEVGPGTNRMNIYTIRKANVGFAQYLSNHFPNSQDRGIVIAYDNRHFSSEFAIESAKVMATYGIKTYLFDGIRPTPELSFAVRHLNAIGGIVVTASHNPPQYNGYKIYDENGCQLVPHLADEVIKNVNNIQNIFSIHIEEEKDLRNKGLIVTIGKAVDDAYIEKVKGIQLNKDMDKSNIKIVFTPLHGTANIPAQRVLSECGYSQVYPVKSQCVPDPNFSTVKFPNPEDGDAFQLAIEQGELVDADILIATDPDADRVGLAVKNHQNEYILLTGNQTGAILLSYILSQRKQQGTLPNKGVVFNTIVTSSFGAEIAKKYGLEVESTLTGFKFIGEKAKEIENTDKTFVFGYEESYGYLIADFVRDKDSIQSVLMCCEAANYYKQQNKTLYDVLLELYEEYGYYIESLVNISLKGIEGQEKIKQILTDFRQNRPENVSGQKVIVVEDYLEGKRYDTNGISLLTLPKSNVIKFTLEDGSWFVLRPSGTEPKLKIYVGVTSEDKQESENKNNQIKQYVLDRIEKLS
- a CDS encoding aminopeptidase P family protein, coding for MDRNLVIKNRDKLLSQMKDNSLLVLFAGKAPHRSADQAYQFTPNRNFYYVTGIKREEFILLIRKYKGKTNTQLFITKPNPDIEKWTGIRMRVEEAKEVSGIQNISFIESFPTLFEQITGSGYFENIYLDTEYHENTFLNGLSFSEHINKHYPHFKISNANYIIHDLRTIKEKEEIQYIKKAIEITKHGIEAIMKNSRSGIYEKQLEAYFDFEIKYHMADSCSFKTIMANGKNATILHYEENDHILEDGNLVLFDLGAEFEHYCSDITRTIPVNGKFTPRQKEVYESVLRVNEAIIKIIKPGLIYKDFLDTAKNMLAEECIKLGLIKDKKDVGKYYYHGVGHFLGLDVHDVGRRDFLERKFEPGMVLTVEPGLYIAEEGIGIRIEDDVLVTEDGYENLSKDIIKSVEDIERLMNS
- a CDS encoding IS3 family transposase, which gives rise to MSINVFNETEIELIKNNPNVKRVSSKSITYTLEFKIDFMHEYRGGKLPRQIFIEHGFDVDIIGMKRIEQCATRWKRLYNDGGVVSLDDSRKDNRGRYKHEIQTEEQEIEKLKAKIALIEMENDMLKKLDESERRNGKEIRKSDKFEMIKKVIHKSRRPGIQDYLCSVAEVSRSGYYNYHSEKSKKNRMKKEQNDKKRFKLIKEVFEVGKKKYGAKQIKMHLKENMNLKSIRRIMSKYGLVCKIRRQDPYKQMLKADQNHRVHKNHLNRNFDQQSPYKVLLTDITYIRYNNRFAYLSTILDGSTKELVAYKVSNNLKIDFVLDTVKELDNINLPENAIIHSDQGSHYTSPKFSKEVRSRNLLQSMSRRGNCWDNAPIESFFGHMKDYIDFSECKTLKDVELKIDDYMYYYNHQRYQWKLNKLTPIEFRNQLKAA
- a CDS encoding ATP-dependent DNA ligase; translation: MTDNVFDCRLARPMLLTDGEPFDSIDYIYELKLDGIRCLAYLNDKTDIRNKRNKNVTSLYPELIDIHKQVSKRCILDGELIVVVNGVPDFFDIQRRSLMTNAFKIELASKSKPVHFVVYDIIYFEDHEIIEKPLIERKKLLKEVVQENEKIVISRFIEEKGIDFYHLVEKQNLEGIVAKKKTSLYYYGKRSTDWVKVKKMFDEDFVICGYVKDENTGGIKSVVLGAYRGDNLIYQGHVALGISKEDAKIILKFAIKNPSNCPFEMDKSKQNEIWIKPELVCIVKYMMRTHTNSLRQPVFKGLRDDKASIECQV
- the acpP gene encoding acyl carrier protein, with translation MIFEQVQAIVAEKLSLDVDKVKLDSNLQEDFGADSLDAVEIIMSVEDAFDIEVGDDILMNIKTVKDIVDFIEKVK